Proteins from a genomic interval of Tenacibaculum sp. SZ-18:
- a CDS encoding tRNA-(ms[2]io[6]A)-hydroxylase, with protein MLGLKFETETSWVNVASNGLEQLLTDHAFAEIKASGNATSIIINYSEETDLVKDMSDIAIEEMEHFRMVHDVMVDRGMVLGQATKNDYALNLQKFFPKVNDRKEALVHRLLVAALIEARSCERFKVFADNMEDEQLSKFYTDLMISEANHYTLFLAYARKYMKREVVDKKWNNLLAFEAEMMKNRGITAKVHG; from the coding sequence ATGTTAGGATTAAAATTTGAAACTGAAACTTCGTGGGTAAATGTTGCTAGTAATGGTTTAGAACAATTATTAACAGATCATGCTTTTGCAGAAATAAAAGCTTCTGGAAATGCTACTTCCATCATTATCAATTATTCAGAAGAAACAGATTTAGTTAAAGACATGAGCGATATTGCCATTGAAGAGATGGAACATTTTAGGATGGTACACGATGTAATGGTAGATCGAGGAATGGTCTTAGGTCAAGCAACTAAAAATGATTACGCTTTAAATCTTCAGAAGTTCTTTCCTAAAGTTAATGATCGTAAAGAGGCGTTAGTACATCGTTTATTAGTAGCTGCCTTAATTGAAGCTAGAAGCTGCGAACGATTTAAAGTATTTGCTGATAATATGGAAGACGAACAGTTATCGAAATTTTATACAGATTTAATGATTTCTGAAGCCAACCATTATACCTTATTTTTAGCATACGCCAGAAAATATATGAAAAGAGAAGTCGTAGATAAAAAATGGAATAACTTATTAGCTTTTGAAGCAGAAATGATGAAAAATAGAGGAATAACTGCAAAAGTACACGGATAA
- a CDS encoding DUF4268 domain-containing protein, translated as MFSKEESARLRKEFWTSFGKSFPRKWLLYNTKIKGFSFKFQADRKRAFICLDFEHPDEIANELLYDQLLALRKILETEYLPEVIFDNNYQLESGKYIRRIYILHEKKFSIHNKNTWRDCYEFFVETMTQFEIFYHEYEDFIKQAI; from the coding sequence ATGTTTTCTAAAGAAGAGTCTGCTCGTTTACGCAAAGAATTTTGGACTAGTTTTGGGAAATCTTTTCCAAGAAAGTGGTTATTATACAATACCAAAATAAAAGGGTTTTCATTTAAATTTCAAGCTGATAGAAAAAGAGCTTTTATCTGTTTAGATTTTGAACATCCTGATGAAATTGCTAACGAACTTCTTTACGATCAATTATTAGCCTTAAGAAAAATATTAGAGACTGAATATTTACCGGAAGTAATTTTTGATAATAATTATCAGTTAGAAAGTGGAAAATATATTCGTAGAATTTATATTTTACACGAGAAGAAGTTTAGTATTCACAATAAAAATACATGGAGAGATTGCTACGAGTTTTTTGTAGAAACCATGACTCAATTTGAGATATTTTATCATGAATATGAAGACTTTATAAAGCAAGCGATTTAA
- a CDS encoding DUF4870 domain-containing protein yields MRRDKQLLVITHLSQLLDLVSGIGGFLVPLILWAIKKDEVYGMEEHGKAILNFRISMFIYVLLCIPLILLFGLGILGFMVLGIFYLIFPIINAIRASNEEEPNYAFSISFL; encoded by the coding sequence ATGCGAAGAGATAAACAATTACTTGTAATTACACATTTAAGCCAATTATTAGATTTAGTATCTGGAATTGGTGGATTTTTAGTTCCCTTAATATTATGGGCAATAAAGAAAGATGAAGTTTATGGTATGGAGGAACACGGAAAGGCGATTCTAAATTTTAGAATTAGTATGTTCATATACGTTTTGCTATGCATACCGCTTATTCTATTATTTGGTTTAGGAATTCTTGGATTTATGGTGTTAGGGATTTTCTATCTAATTTTTCCAATCATAAATGCTATAAGAGCCAGCAATGAAGAAGAGCCAAATTATGCATTTAGTATATCATTTTTATAA
- the mnmE gene encoding tRNA uridine-5-carboxymethylaminomethyl(34) synthesis GTPase MnmE produces MQTTVNDTIIALATPSGVGAISVIRLSGENAITIVSQFFSSVRKNKSLLDQKTHTVHLGHIMDNERIIDEVLVSVFKNPNSYTGENVVEISCHGSIFIQQEILQLFLRNGCRMADNGEFTMRAFLNGKMDLSQAEAVADVIASNSEASHQMAIQQMRGGITNELKDLRGQLLDFAALIELELDFSGEDVEFADRTKFNALVDTISSVLKRLIDSFAFGNAMKNGIPVAIIGEPNVGKSTLLNALLNEEKAIVSDIAGTTRDAIEDELIIDGVAFRFIDTAGIRETEDVVESIGIQKAYEKADNAQLVILLVNAEKAVTKSSIILSEVTKVKARFSNKRVLVIANKIDSLSEESITQLKYLLPDSMLLSAKQKVGVDTLKNELTSLVNKGALSNNETIVTNSRHFEALTNALESINSVANGIELGISSDLFAIDIRECLRHLGNITGEYDVDKDILGHIFSNFCIGK; encoded by the coding sequence TTGCAAACAACCGTAAACGATACAATAATTGCTTTAGCAACTCCATCTGGAGTTGGTGCTATTTCTGTAATTAGACTTTCCGGAGAAAATGCTATTACAATTGTTAGTCAATTTTTTAGTTCTGTCCGAAAAAACAAGTCTTTATTAGATCAGAAAACTCATACTGTTCATTTAGGCCATATTATGGATAATGAACGAATTATTGATGAAGTATTAGTCTCGGTTTTTAAGAATCCAAATTCATATACAGGAGAAAATGTCGTAGAAATTTCTTGTCACGGATCTATATTTATTCAACAAGAAATTTTGCAATTGTTCTTACGGAATGGTTGTAGAATGGCAGACAATGGTGAGTTTACTATGCGTGCATTTTTAAATGGAAAAATGGATTTAAGTCAGGCGGAAGCTGTGGCTGACGTGATCGCCTCTAATTCAGAAGCTTCACATCAAATGGCCATTCAACAAATGCGGGGTGGCATTACAAATGAATTGAAAGATTTACGCGGACAATTATTAGACTTTGCAGCATTAATCGAATTAGAATTAGATTTTTCTGGTGAGGATGTTGAATTCGCCGATAGAACTAAGTTTAACGCTTTAGTTGATACAATTTCATCAGTATTAAAAAGACTAATAGATAGTTTTGCATTTGGAAATGCAATGAAAAATGGAATTCCAGTTGCTATTATAGGTGAGCCGAATGTTGGTAAATCTACATTATTAAATGCGCTGTTGAATGAGGAAAAAGCCATAGTTTCTGATATTGCAGGCACCACGCGTGATGCAATTGAAGATGAATTAATTATTGATGGAGTTGCATTCCGGTTTATTGATACTGCAGGAATCCGTGAAACTGAAGATGTTGTAGAAAGCATTGGAATTCAAAAAGCATATGAAAAAGCTGATAACGCGCAGTTAGTTATTTTACTGGTTAATGCAGAAAAAGCAGTTACAAAATCTTCGATAATACTTTCTGAAGTTACAAAAGTTAAAGCACGATTTTCTAATAAAAGGGTTCTTGTAATTGCGAATAAAATAGATTCGCTTTCTGAAGAATCGATTACTCAATTAAAATATTTGCTACCAGATAGTATGTTACTTTCTGCAAAACAAAAAGTTGGAGTTGATACTTTAAAAAATGAATTAACCTCACTTGTAAATAAGGGAGCTTTAAGTAATAATGAAACTATTGTAACGAACTCTCGTCATTTTGAAGCTTTAACCAATGCCTTAGAAAGCATTAATTCTGTTGCCAACGGAATTGAATTAGGGATTTCATCTGATTTATTCGCTATCGATATTCGTGAATGTTTACGTCATTTAGGAAACATCACAGGTGAATATGATGTGGATAAAGATATCCTAGGTCATATTTTCTCTAACTTTTGTATTGGAAAGTAA
- the rpsU gene encoding 30S ribosomal protein S21 — translation MLIIKVKDGENIDRALKRYKRKHRDTKLMRELRERREYTKESVRRRAEVKKAQYKERLSSSND, via the coding sequence ATGTTAATAATAAAAGTTAAGGACGGAGAAAACATCGATAGAGCATTAAAACGCTACAAAAGAAAACACAGAGATACCAAGTTAATGAGAGAATTAAGAGAAAGAAGAGAGTATACTAAAGAATCTGTGAGAAGAAGAGCGGAAGTGAAGAAAGCTCAATACAAAGAAAGATTATCTTCTAGTAACGATTAA
- a CDS encoding NYN domain-containing protein: protein MNSNLAVLIDGDNISSNYIEEMMEEITKYGNPTIKRIYGDWTSPNLVKWKNLLLENAIIPIQQYAYTRGKNATDSAMIIDAMDILYSGKVNGFCLVSSDSDFTRLATRLREAGMQVIGIGEKKTPNPFIVACDRFIYIEILKKRTEEKVENKESSTDKISKKEINLIVSSINDLSDDDGWAFLGDVGSLIQKKRPNFDSRNFGFDKLTPLIKSIGKFEIERRENQKNKHKLIYVRIKK, encoded by the coding sequence ATGAATAGCAACTTAGCAGTTTTAATTGATGGAGATAATATTTCATCCAATTATATTGAGGAAATGATGGAGGAAATTACCAAATATGGTAATCCTACAATTAAAAGAATTTATGGTGATTGGACCAGTCCTAATTTAGTGAAATGGAAAAATTTACTGCTAGAAAATGCTATAATACCTATTCAACAATATGCATATACTAGAGGAAAAAATGCAACAGATTCCGCAATGATTATTGATGCAATGGATATATTATATAGCGGAAAGGTGAATGGTTTTTGTTTAGTTTCAAGCGATAGTGATTTTACGAGACTAGCAACGAGGTTAAGAGAAGCAGGAATGCAAGTAATAGGAATTGGTGAAAAGAAAACACCAAATCCTTTTATTGTTGCTTGTGATAGGTTTATATATATAGAAATACTTAAAAAACGAACTGAAGAAAAAGTTGAAAACAAAGAATCATCTACAGATAAAATTTCTAAAAAAGAAATTAATTTAATCGTTTCAAGTATTAATGATTTGTCAGATGATGATGGTTGGGCATTTTTAGGAGATGTAGGTAGTTTAATTCAAAAGAAAAGACCAAATTTTGATTCTAGGAATTTCGGATTTGATAAACTAACTCCGCTAATTAAATCAATCGGTAAATTTGAAATAGAGAGAAGAGAGAACCAAAAAAATAAACACAAACTAATTTATGTTCGAATAAAAAAGTAG
- a CDS encoding DUF4132 domain-containing protein: protein MIKQEKALKFIESFKRKELIASDLSFFSKKYRALGLLITKLSEAYEESKYVELKIKPYEDAFGVDLQTNPWRTGEGKKLARIVFGKLHENHIADIWDLILKTPYQNGYNRRSFRSKATSEYTVKRISYLQDLYNSMNYGFGNLTVYQIIQYDVYADTYFTNHSYLFAAYLNDENYTDRLYELIQEIFQGEEEIGGVTRAIVKGLLLTERKENWILVEKLLLAAQRQEGLRQTILEALDETSLGALEYFISVILDNDLTRFSSVIRAVDTWFGFGWEAPKGNTIKKVLNSTLSYFKDERTVESALKSKDNLEVYSALWFIGLDDADKANLKAIELIKSGNKEKKVLASMFMSETRRTHSSILPWIDDNFGNDLELDYWLLKLIPIRTDLPSVVFSKAKSYGENLPSKGTIFEGSVFSWYSLTVKPDYFYNYLVHHANNDQLKLLAENLSVITSEERSNFIRKVFPEHYTWSYYYNKEEKVPRVNFSKSKWKKELAFQAIKDRNESVMGTGIRLFESMDLDRNDISSLEELLARKNRNLRESIITLILKQPQNSIVQSTTNLVESKKVDQRLAGLEILSELQEKNSMLPFIEERINLYQQRPKISKNEQVYLDKFKKKGNAYSFENGFGAINYHNLNPLIVPQVKFQPKSGSTFAKIVSKLTMKQEFLFKEFINEKKITEAINALVDLYEKHKNFEYEVVNREGDKQIVLLSTGHIQFTNHKAYDINDQTERVKYLPLYKVWKEWYDSSNLNDFELLAAIHYCDNYPNQFGVRSFFGDFFKQYIPELKNLKLVKSYTWDSLNKKVLSILQFLFTAFADHETVLSFKVDLLEDMIAKIPKDLKAKVITEQWNNRKSNWSKLLEHEAPFVSRIDDYFKDFPDNTTLMQRYWRLKMYLMYATISYPKKPENSSQIAKINTHEIEFNTPSAWLTAKLHKNELINDHDFKYQLLVNEDLLRAVENVTNRYYSPVDKEDIPIGVFDSLKTNLLAVELERGDIPTEATAFVNNLGTVKGTNYLFELLNRLGKETFHRGYYWSNLPSRKESFSNLIKKTLPDENDTLEDFISAAKISEITKKRWIETAMYAPQWSNWISVYLKLDKLEGAVWWFHAHTSEYMNAEKETIVARYSNINKSDFLNGVIDIDWFNDVYTDLGKQNWKLLHDAAKYISTGNGHRLVKLYSSVMLGEVKIRETLAKIKEKRDKDYIKAFGLIPLSKANKKKDLLNRYNILQEFLKESKQFGAQRQQSEKTAVEIGLDNLARNAGYDDSIRFSWAMEGEAIQKIMENAIVEIDNIKIILFVNDDGKAELKVVKDGKQQKSIPAKVKKDKSVLALQKNKSYITKQYKRTLKSLEEAMMKGEEFLASEIQEIAKHPVVSVLIKKLVLFNKSNKTFGFLVENGLKDCEGKTIQFGSSDKILIAHPSHLYQNVVWDLYQKGIFDQNLKQPFKQVFRELYILTPDEIENKTKSFRYQGHQIQPNKAIALLRSRGWTVNHEDGLQKVFHDKGFIASIYAMADWFSPSDIEAPTIEFISFYSLKEYENIPLKDIDPIIYSEIMRDVDLVVSIAHVGEVDPEASHSTLEMRAVLAKETARLFKTKNIEVKERHILINGKLGDYSIHLGSGQVNKNGLALSIIPVHSQHRGRLFLPFLDDDPKSAEIISKMKLLSEDNKIKDPTILAQINRN, encoded by the coding sequence ATGATTAAACAAGAAAAAGCATTAAAGTTCATTGAAAGTTTTAAAAGAAAGGAATTAATAGCTTCTGATTTAAGTTTCTTCAGTAAGAAGTATCGTGCGTTAGGTTTACTTATCACGAAATTATCTGAGGCTTATGAAGAAAGCAAATATGTAGAATTAAAAATTAAGCCTTATGAAGATGCATTTGGAGTGGATTTACAAACAAATCCGTGGAGAACTGGTGAAGGAAAAAAGTTAGCAAGAATAGTTTTTGGGAAGCTACATGAAAATCACATTGCAGATATATGGGATTTAATTTTAAAAACTCCTTATCAAAATGGCTATAACAGAAGATCTTTTAGAAGTAAAGCTACTTCGGAATATACAGTAAAACGAATCAGTTACTTACAAGATTTGTATAATTCAATGAATTATGGATTTGGAAATCTAACTGTTTATCAGATAATTCAGTACGATGTATATGCAGATACTTATTTTACAAATCATTCGTATTTGTTTGCGGCGTATCTAAATGATGAGAATTATACCGATCGTTTGTATGAATTAATTCAAGAAATATTTCAAGGAGAAGAAGAAATTGGAGGTGTAACACGAGCAATTGTAAAAGGATTGTTGTTAACTGAACGCAAAGAAAATTGGATTCTTGTTGAGAAATTATTGTTGGCGGCTCAACGACAAGAGGGCTTGAGGCAAACGATTTTAGAAGCATTAGACGAGACTTCACTTGGAGCATTAGAATATTTTATAAGCGTTATCCTTGATAATGATTTAACAAGATTTAGTAGTGTAATTCGTGCTGTTGATACTTGGTTTGGTTTTGGTTGGGAAGCTCCAAAAGGCAATACAATTAAGAAAGTATTAAATTCTACTTTATCTTATTTCAAAGATGAAAGAACAGTCGAAAGTGCCCTTAAGAGTAAAGATAATTTAGAGGTTTATTCAGCTTTATGGTTTATAGGTTTAGATGATGCTGACAAGGCAAATTTAAAAGCAATTGAACTCATAAAGTCAGGAAATAAGGAAAAGAAAGTTTTAGCCTCTATGTTTATGAGTGAAACGAGAAGAACTCATTCTTCTATTTTACCTTGGATTGATGATAATTTTGGAAATGATTTAGAACTTGATTATTGGTTGTTAAAACTCATTCCAATTCGAACTGATCTTCCATCAGTAGTATTTTCCAAAGCTAAAAGTTACGGAGAGAATTTACCTAGTAAAGGGACAATATTTGAAGGTTCAGTTTTTAGCTGGTATTCATTAACAGTAAAACCTGATTATTTCTATAATTATTTAGTACATCACGCAAATAATGATCAGTTAAAATTACTAGCAGAAAATTTAAGTGTTATTACTTCAGAAGAGAGAAGTAATTTTATAAGAAAGGTTTTTCCTGAACATTACACTTGGTCTTATTACTATAATAAAGAAGAGAAAGTTCCAAGAGTTAACTTTTCAAAAAGTAAGTGGAAGAAAGAGTTAGCGTTCCAGGCTATTAAAGATAGAAATGAGTCTGTAATGGGAACAGGTATTCGTTTGTTTGAATCTATGGATTTAGATAGAAATGATATTTCTTCTTTAGAAGAATTGCTAGCACGTAAAAATCGAAATCTTAGAGAAAGTATTATTACACTAATTTTAAAACAACCTCAAAATTCAATCGTTCAGAGTACCACAAATCTAGTTGAATCGAAAAAAGTAGATCAACGGTTAGCTGGACTAGAAATTCTTTCTGAATTGCAGGAGAAAAATTCTATGTTACCATTTATAGAGGAAAGAATCAATTTGTATCAGCAACGTCCGAAAATCTCGAAAAATGAGCAAGTCTATCTAGATAAATTTAAGAAAAAGGGAAATGCGTATAGTTTTGAAAACGGATTTGGAGCTATTAATTATCATAATTTAAATCCACTAATTGTTCCTCAAGTAAAATTTCAGCCCAAATCTGGTTCTACCTTTGCAAAAATAGTTTCAAAACTCACTATGAAACAGGAATTTTTGTTCAAGGAGTTTATAAATGAAAAGAAAATTACAGAGGCTATTAATGCTCTTGTGGATTTATATGAGAAGCATAAAAACTTTGAATATGAAGTTGTGAATAGAGAAGGTGATAAGCAAATTGTTTTATTGTCAACGGGACATATACAGTTTACAAATCACAAGGCTTATGACATAAATGATCAAACCGAAAGAGTTAAATATTTACCACTGTATAAAGTATGGAAAGAATGGTATGACTCATCTAACTTAAATGATTTTGAACTGTTAGCTGCAATTCATTATTGTGATAATTATCCTAATCAGTTTGGTGTAAGGTCATTCTTTGGAGATTTTTTTAAACAATATATTCCAGAGTTAAAAAACCTCAAATTAGTGAAATCTTATACATGGGATAGCTTAAATAAAAAGGTATTAAGCATTTTACAGTTTTTATTCACCGCATTCGCCGATCATGAAACAGTTTTAAGTTTCAAAGTTGATTTGCTAGAAGATATGATAGCGAAAATCCCTAAAGATTTAAAAGCAAAAGTAATTACGGAACAATGGAATAATAGAAAATCTAACTGGAGTAAATTATTAGAACATGAAGCTCCATTTGTTAGTAGAATAGATGATTATTTTAAAGATTTTCCAGATAATACAACATTAATGCAACGTTATTGGCGTCTTAAAATGTATTTAATGTATGCTACAATCAGTTATCCTAAAAAACCAGAGAACAGTAGCCAAATCGCAAAAATTAATACTCATGAAATAGAATTTAATACACCATCTGCTTGGTTAACAGCGAAGCTGCATAAAAATGAGTTGATTAATGATCATGATTTCAAGTATCAACTTTTAGTAAATGAAGATTTATTAAGAGCAGTTGAAAATGTTACTAATAGATATTACAGTCCAGTTGATAAGGAAGACATTCCAATTGGAGTTTTCGATTCTCTAAAAACCAATTTATTAGCTGTTGAATTAGAAAGAGGAGATATTCCCACTGAGGCAACTGCTTTTGTAAATAATTTAGGAACTGTCAAAGGAACAAACTATTTATTCGAGTTATTAAATAGATTGGGAAAAGAAACTTTTCATCGTGGATATTATTGGTCTAATTTACCATCAAGAAAAGAAAGCTTTAGCAATCTTATAAAGAAAACGCTACCGGATGAGAATGATACCTTAGAAGATTTTATTTCAGCTGCAAAAATTTCAGAAATAACAAAAAAACGTTGGATTGAAACTGCAATGTATGCACCTCAATGGTCTAATTGGATTTCAGTGTATTTAAAACTTGATAAGTTAGAAGGAGCTGTTTGGTGGTTTCACGCACATACTTCCGAATATATGAATGCGGAAAAAGAAACCATTGTGGCTAGATACTCAAATATTAATAAATCAGATTTTTTAAATGGAGTAATTGATATTGATTGGTTTAATGATGTTTACACTGATTTAGGTAAGCAAAATTGGAAGCTTTTGCATGATGCTGCTAAATATATATCAACAGGAAATGGACATCGTTTGGTAAAATTATATTCTTCAGTAATGTTAGGTGAGGTTAAAATTCGCGAAACATTAGCTAAAATTAAAGAGAAGAGAGATAAGGATTATATAAAAGCGTTCGGTTTAATTCCATTGAGTAAAGCCAACAAAAAGAAAGACTTATTAAATCGATACAATATTCTTCAAGAATTCTTAAAAGAGAGTAAACAATTTGGAGCTCAGCGCCAGCAAAGTGAGAAAACAGCTGTTGAAATTGGTTTAGATAATTTAGCTAGAAATGCAGGTTATGACGATAGTATTCGCTTTTCATGGGCAATGGAAGGTGAAGCAATTCAAAAAATAATGGAGAACGCCATTGTTGAAATTGATAACATAAAAATTATTCTGTTTGTAAATGATGATGGTAAAGCAGAATTGAAAGTAGTAAAAGATGGAAAACAGCAAAAATCGATACCAGCAAAAGTAAAGAAAGATAAAAGTGTTTTGGCACTTCAAAAGAACAAATCTTATATCACGAAACAGTATAAAAGAACATTAAAATCTTTAGAAGAGGCAATGATGAAAGGGGAGGAGTTTTTGGCTTCAGAAATTCAAGAAATTGCAAAACATCCTGTTGTAAGTGTGCTAATAAAAAAGTTGGTATTATTTAATAAATCAAATAAAACATTTGGTTTTCTTGTTGAGAACGGACTTAAAGATTGTGAAGGAAAGACAATTCAATTTGGTTCAAGTGATAAAATTTTGATTGCACATCCATCGCATTTATATCAAAATGTTGTTTGGGATTTATATCAAAAGGGGATTTTCGATCAAAATTTGAAACAACCATTCAAACAGGTTTTTAGAGAATTATACATTTTAACACCTGATGAAATTGAAAATAAAACGAAATCTTTTAGATATCAAGGACATCAGATTCAACCTAATAAAGCTATTGCATTGTTACGTTCACGAGGTTGGACAGTAAACCATGAAGATGGCTTACAAAAAGTATTTCATGATAAAGGATTTATAGCTTCAATCTATGCAATGGCGGATTGGTTTTCTCCTTCAGATATCGAGGCGCCAACCATTGAATTTATAAGTTTTTATTCTTTAAAAGAATATGAGAATATACCATTAAAAGATATCGACCCAATTATTTACAGTGAAATCATGCGAGATGTTGATTTAGTTGTAAGTATAGCTCATGTTGGAGAAGTGGATCCAGAAGCAAGTCATTCTACATTAGAAATGAGAGCTGTATTGGCAAAAGAAACCGCCAGACTTTTCAAAACAAAGAATATAGAAGTTAAAGAAAGGCACATTTTAATCAATGGGAAATTAGGAGATTATAGTATTCATTTAGGTAGTGGTCAGGTTAATAAAAACGGGCTGGCTTTATCGATTATTCCAGTTCATAGTCAGCATCGTGGTCGTTTGTTTTTACCGTTTTTAGATGATGATCCGAAATCAGCCGAAATCATTTCTAAAATGAAGTTACTTTCTGAAGACAATAAAATAAAGGACCCTACAATTTTAGCTCAAATTAATAGGAATTAA
- a CDS encoding TolC family protein yields the protein MMRIFRTLIIGVCFFNVFFVNAQKKWSLEECVVYAKEHNIDVLKQKIRSEVLNSDVIIAKGNYLPDLSFTSSQNFSLGNSFNVSTGVGQRESSSNSFSLSSSLNVFNGFANKYKLQSARLTKDKSDSDIDKIRFDLALNITNKYLQVLFNKEIVKVAEEQLKISTENYNRLKELYSNALTGKRELLEIESTLASDKREKIIAENTVRNSLIELQELLDIQQIQDFDIEEIIVEDVSVFNVDVVDDLVENIPQIVSSKLDIDIKNKELKIVRTGFLPRLSLNYSYSSNYFHIIGEDDVVENQQTGELIPNGFWTQLDNNRTHFISISASFPIFNRFLNRENSKKAKEEIKIAKLDLLNNKQVLKNKIKLAKNDVIASKASLKSSEKALITQKEAFNILSQQYKNGNIGSYEFLEGKNKLIKNSSEFIKAKFEYYFKTKVLSYYYKQN from the coding sequence ATGATGAGAATTTTTAGAACTCTAATAATTGGAGTGTGTTTTTTCAATGTTTTTTTTGTCAACGCTCAAAAGAAATGGTCGCTTGAAGAGTGTGTTGTGTATGCCAAAGAGCATAATATAGATGTATTAAAACAAAAAATTAGATCGGAAGTACTAAACAGTGATGTAATAATAGCCAAAGGAAATTATCTGCCAGATCTTAGTTTTACGTCTTCTCAGAATTTTTCGCTAGGGAATTCTTTTAATGTTTCTACTGGAGTTGGACAAAGAGAAAGTAGTTCAAATAGTTTTAGTTTATCATCTTCATTAAATGTTTTTAATGGATTTGCAAACAAATATAAATTACAGAGTGCTAGATTAACTAAAGATAAATCAGATTCAGATATCGATAAAATTAGATTTGATCTTGCATTAAATATTACGAATAAATATTTACAAGTACTTTTTAATAAGGAGATTGTTAAAGTTGCTGAAGAACAATTAAAAATAAGTACAGAAAACTATAATCGATTAAAGGAACTTTATAGTAATGCACTTACAGGAAAAAGAGAATTACTAGAAATTGAATCTACTTTGGCATCTGATAAAAGAGAGAAAATTATCGCTGAGAATACGGTTCGAAATAGTTTAATTGAATTACAAGAATTGTTAGATATTCAGCAAATTCAAGATTTCGATATTGAAGAAATTATTGTTGAAGATGTTTCCGTTTTTAATGTAGATGTCGTTGATGATCTAGTTGAAAATATTCCGCAGATAGTTTCTTCAAAATTAGATATTGACATCAAAAACAAAGAATTAAAAATTGTCAGAACTGGATTTTTACCAAGACTTAGTTTGAATTACTCGTATAGTAGTAATTATTTTCACATTATAGGAGAGGATGATGTTGTGGAGAATCAACAAACTGGAGAGTTGATTCCAAATGGGTTTTGGACACAATTAGATAATAACAGAACTCATTTTATTAGTATTTCTGCTAGTTTTCCAATATTTAATAGATTTTTGAATAGAGAAAATTCTAAGAAAGCAAAGGAGGAAATTAAAATTGCCAAGCTTGATTTATTAAACAATAAACAAGTTTTGAAGAATAAAATTAAGTTGGCAAAGAATGATGTAATTGCATCAAAAGCGTCCTTAAAATCTTCGGAAAAGGCTTTAATAACTCAAAAAGAAGCTTTTAATATTTTGTCACAACAATATAAGAATGGTAATATTGGAAGTTATGAATTCTTAGAAGGCAAGAATAAGTTAATTAAAAATTCATCTGAGTTTATTAAAGCGAAGTTTGAATATTACTTTAAAACAAAAGTTTTAAGTTATTACTACAAGCAAAATTAA